The genomic interval AGGATCCGTCCGCCATTCCTCAGGATCAGCTTTTTTCCACCGCACAGCGGTACATGACGCTGGAAAACTACTCGATTCCGCTGGTGATTCCTCCAACGGGAGGAAATGAACGCTGGCGTCCGCTCATGAGTGTGCTGCTTGCTTCGCATCCGGCGATGCAGGGGATATCGGGGCACGAAATCAGTGTGGATCCGGCGGCGATTCATTTCGGGGTAATGCTTGCGGCGTATCGCGAAGGTAATGTGGATGTATTCAATCAGCAGCTTTTTGAATATGGAGCTGTCGTTCAGGCTGAAAGTCCTGAAGCGTTCGAAAAAATGTCGTTTGAGGTTTTTTACAACCGCCTCAATGCCTTCATGAAATCGGCGCAGCTGTATCTTCTGGTTTTTGTGCTCAGTATGTTCGGCTGGCTCTTCCGTAAAGAGGGGCTTATTTCTGTTTCGCGCACCATTATGATGGTCGCCTTTATTCCGCATACCTGGGCGATTGTCGCGCGCGTGTTCCTCTCCGGCTATCCGCCCGTGACCAATCTCTATTCCTCCGCCATTTTCATCGGCTGGGCCGCTGTCGGAGTAGGCATTGTTCTTGAGCTCGGGTTTCGCAGAAAAACAGCCGGAATCGGTAATCTGGTCGGAGGAATTGCCGGTTTTTCAACCCTGCTGATTGCCTATTTTCTTGCTGGAGACGGTGATACCATGGAGCAGATGCGTGCGGTACTCGATACCCGGTTCTGGCTGGCTACGCATGTTATCACCATCACGCTGGGTTACATGGCCACATTTGTGGCCGGTGCGATCGGCGTTTTTTATATTCTGAGCGGCCTGTTCACCCGCCGGCTTGATCGGGAAACCGAAGACGGGATGTTCCGCATGATGTATGGTACCACCTGTTTTGCGTTGCTGCTCAGTTTTGTGGGTACCGTACTCGGAGGTCTTTGGGCTGATGATTCCTGGGGCCGTTTCTGGGGTTGGGACCCGAAAGAAAACGGGGCGCTTCTTATTGTGATCTGGAATGCAATCATGCTGCACGCCAAATATGGGCAGATGGTTAAGCACCGCGGTTTTGCCGTGATGGCCGTATTCGGCAATGTGGTCACTGCCTGGTCCTGGTTCGGTGTGAACCAGCTGTCGGTCGGACTGCATTCTTATGGGTTCACCGATTCAGCCAGCTTCTGGCTGATTATGTTCTGCCTGTCACAGTCCGCCCTCTGCATGGCCGGTCTGACGCCGCTCAGGCACTGGAAGTCCGGTACAGTGCAGTAAATTCGGCGCAGTAGCCGTTCCTTTGTATTATTTCACACATCATAATGTATGAAGTTATATTCTGGTTAATTAAAACAGCATAGATTGATATTTCATACATTATAATGTGTGAAATATGAGTCATTTAGACTCTAATTAATCATGCATGAACACCGCTTGATTTATTTGCGACGTTATGACACAGTTTCGGGTATGAAACCGGGATTTTTTGATAAACTGGTCGATCGTCTGGACCATCTGGATAAGGG from Verrucomicrobia bacterium S94 carries:
- a CDS encoding cytochrome C biogenesis protein; the encoded protein is MKRIIIQILVVLFCLWFFQKGLRPDKETPEEFQLNAFAHLPVKYEGRKKPLDTLARNLLTVLSGKQSVRNPEGEKVEAVEWLLDSISGTEHAADYKVIRIENLDLLASLGLGEKDGDHFRFSYRQLAPALVTLDQAARSAFAKDSRERDLYDRQVIKLANKLYAFQNVLSSFEDPSAIPQDQLFSTAQRYMTLENYSIPLVIPPTGGNERWRPLMSVLLASHPAMQGISGHEISVDPAAIHFGVMLAAYREGNVDVFNQQLFEYGAVVQAESPEAFEKMSFEVFYNRLNAFMKSAQLYLLVFVLSMFGWLFRKEGLISVSRTIMMVAFIPHTWAIVARVFLSGYPPVTNLYSSAIFIGWAAVGVGIVLELGFRRKTAGIGNLVGGIAGFSTLLIAYFLAGDGDTMEQMRAVLDTRFWLATHVITITLGYMATFVAGAIGVFYILSGLFTRRLDRETEDGMFRMMYGTTCFALLLSFVGTVLGGLWADDSWGRFWGWDPKENGALLIVIWNAIMLHAKYGQMVKHRGFAVMAVFGNVVTAWSWFGVNQLSVGLHSYGFTDSASFWLIMFCLSQSALCMAGLTPLRHWKSGTVQ